One Mesorhizobium loti genomic window carries:
- a CDS encoding thioredoxin, whose protein sequence is MGATVKVDKNNFQADVLNAKEPVVVDFWAEWCGPCKMIGPSLEEIANELGGKVKIAKLNIDENPELAAQFGVRSIPTLMIFKGGEVADMKVGAAPKTALSHWINGSL, encoded by the coding sequence ATGGGTGCCACCGTCAAGGTCGACAAGAACAATTTCCAGGCCGACGTGCTCAACGCCAAGGAGCCGGTCGTGGTGGATTTCTGGGCTGAATGGTGCGGCCCGTGCAAGATGATCGGCCCGTCGCTGGAAGAGATCGCCAACGAGCTCGGCGGCAAGGTTAAGATCGCCAAGCTCAACATCGACGAGAATCCCGAGCTTGCCGCGCAGTTCGGCGTGCGCTCGATCCCGACGCTGATGATCTTCAAGGGCGGCGAAGTCGCCGATATGAAGGTCGGTGCCGCGCCCAAGACTGCGCTGTCGCACTGGATCAATGGCAGCCTTTGA